tcaatgccccaaggggaagaaggtggtcaaggctcaaggagacactagtcaagggggagcctccaaggtaaagaagaaggtaacatttattgagcctacccctttacattatggtaaaaagcatgatagttctaacttatatcattttaatgctatttaccatgaaaatagaaagcatgatagcgttaaagaaaaacatatagcttttcatgctaaaaccactacacctaaggctaggaatgtagataaaagtctgggcaataactctaaagattttagatacaagcccaagaacaaatatgctcatgaacttaatggaaaaccaaaaactaaggacttagtgatggaaaatcaagtcttgaggtcaagacttgataaaatggaaaagaccctaaaaaggatggaaaatatcctattagggcaaaatgagcataacctaggtttaggggtacaaaagtcatccaatggccatagaggtttgggatacaaaccaaaggctaagaaggatgtgcctagttatcatagggttctatatagttatggaacgaaccctaagtctagaggtcaagtcaaggatacaagggaagatatccctagaagtatctttgcaacaaatgtgactaagacttctaagaagtctaagaaggtcacgaacaaggttacaagggaggctatccctagagttgacctagaaagtgtgaccaaggcttccaagaagccaaacaaggtcactaggaaggtatttagggaagttatccctaatgaatacctagagcatccaaggagcaccaataggtgttgggttcctaggagcatcttctctaccccataaatgggttagagagtgtcaactcctattagaagggtagttaacccaactttgaggaaattgacactcaaggagcattttcaaggtttttgttaacctttgaaaatgaaatggaattattatttactccttgaaagagtaaaatgtgcctaatggtgaaaagttgattttatcttaaatggcacaaatttggaaaaccttgagaaataccaagttgggatattggtattctcttggaaatttaaggcaatccgggctttGATTtatgtgctactcttgtggaaaaatggaatatgccaacatttgaggacatatttattttcaattggcatacattaatcaaggaaattagaaatgccaatttaggttttggcattctcttgaagcactttagggcaatctaggtttaagttgtaagtttagctaagactttaaggatacttagatagttaatctaggtatattttattaatgctaaattttgtcatgattgtttgcctatcacatgccatgacatcatgtctatttttgcattcatgttttactatgaaaaactcaaaaataccatgtcatgacattcatacatcatgtagttatatgaatctttcttttgaaagttattttattttgatgtatgccataacattatcatgcattagtttaattccttgtaattaaggacaaatggcatttaacaacacttattaacaagtgacatcctaggtggatgtctaatatctctaaaatgcctagatagatatgcatgatccctagattagggcaaaaccaaaatctacatctcacaaagactataaggtgacttgtatgtgttttagtgcacattagatacaagtgagatgttaggatgatgaacaaaactcaagatgttgatttagtgcattcctttgagttttaaattcatcaaaacacatagttatgtgtttccccatcattgggaaagctaatgtacaagtcatgtgcattaagcccaaggaatgtgatgggatattggttttgaaaatgtttttaaaatgtttttggaaaacattggtgaaggctatcttttgatagtaattaccattgaatagttagacacaaacttgaagagaaacactaaagtttttacaagttttcaagtttgtgtcaatctttgaaaatatgaagtattttcatagaaagctatttttccatgattaagtatgccctaaataatgtctacacgaaatttcataatttttggatttttgtagaattttctaggggtttctgaagttgactgaaatggaatttcagcaactatcagagctccgatcgatccatggatcgattgaagttcctgaatcgatccatggatcgattcaaacggcaattcccgcgagcagaagctcgctggatcgatcagccgatcgatccaaggatcagtggatcgattcagaaaggttcaatcgattggaacccaactccaatcgatccaagttgctgattttggctgggaaggtttgatttcagcatctttgaacctctttgagtctagataaccattccaaacccctaaaaaatacatttgtatccataaaaagggtgttttcatgcgaaaacaaggatggattggttaaggaagactaagtagaagtttaggttgaggttgtttcaaattttgaatatttgaacctcaaaacttctaaatttgggtttcctaatgttttagggattccaagtcattgttggtgcaatgacagaagttaccaccatgtctttagggggagggactctttaaagacatgaaaattatttttcatgaaccttggaaggtggttaaccttctgttgtgaacttgctcaaggttgagcatttaaacttgaaatggggagaaatggggagtggatatcctcattatttcaagtggacactcaagtggttgaaaatgctcaaggttgggtatttgtcaacattgagggagaagttaaggataaattaagggtatgggaccttcattatcgtgttgatcacaacgagtgatgttgtgaacaacaatgagcaactcttcagggggagagtcttcaacaaatggatttgttgaagtgtgcccagaattggagcataggttgatgtgtgtccaacgatgggttgatgtgtgccaatagggggagaatgtatggttaagcttagtccttcattacctatgggaaggtcatagggggagaatgaaaggactcacgaaagggagtaagttaggctttcattacctagagggagtttgccctcttagggggagaatgaagagcttaatttatgctttcattacctagtggcatgaagaaggaggctatgagattagcctaacttacatatgggattgtaagtgatactgttggtattgtcaaacatcaaaaagggggagattgttggtgcaatatccctcaggtcaaggttgacctggataaccaagctgagtcttggtttgggtttagatgtttgacaatatgtgagaaagaagtcaagtaggtcaagggttgaccggatacttgactaggaagtcctaactggatgttaggcaatgaaaaGACCTAGTTAGAAGCTAGGCAATAAGAAGTCCTAACTTGAGGTGAAGCAATAAAAAAaacagaagaaaagtcctggtgagtgaagccaggtgaaagtcctggtgagtgaagccaggcagaaggaagtcctagtgagtgaagctaggcggatggaaaaccctagtgagtgaagctaggtgaaagtcctagtgagtgaagctaggcggatggaaatcgtgagtgaagccggtgaaagtcctagtgagtgaagctaggcggatggaaaaccctagtgagtgaagctgggtgaaagtcccgtgagtgagccaggcaaggaaaatccggatggatcgaggatgatcggacatccggtgtttgggaagtccaagtaggtcgaaggattgttggatacttggcatgaaagaaaagtccaagtaggtcgaaggattgaccggatatgcagagaaaagtccaagtgggtcgaagggattgaccggacacttggtaagggagtcctagcaggtcaagggagtgactaggtgctaggcatgacataccaacagtcaaggttgaccggatgttggtttgggaggtttgggacttggtttggacaaaatcaaggcttggatcgatcgatggatcgatccaggcctggatcgatcgatggatcgatccggccattccaatagagagcctccggatcgatccgtggatcgattcagatgtcccaatcgatcggtggatcgattgggacgctgctgcttcgataagccggatcgatccgtggatcgatccgggatcgatcgcgataagcgccggatcgatccgtggatcgatccaaagcctcccgatcgattgggaacattcgaatcgatcggatccgaccgttggcatcgttataggccgcaggcgcacgcgcaatctcttctccgattcactccagacttctcgccagctcctccacagcactcacaaagctcagatcgccagttcttgaaggatcttggaagttttccaagtcaagaggcggatcaaagccaagaagagaagctagggttacggtttatactcattgtaagcttgtaagcttgtatttcttgtatcctttccctttcttcttgtattgagtcttgtagggcttctccgccctcggtagttaccgaaaaggagtgttttcatagtggagggtgcgtgcgtggtgtggatccttggactagtcacctctcgtgaggtggataccaagtaaaccaaccgtgttagcgttgtgtgattgtttctttgtatttccgctgcacatctttgaaggaacaagcaacgccgagcgacgagcacgcgacgagctattcacccccccccccccccctctagctacttttggtcctaacaggagCCCTCTCCCCAGTCAGGGCATGCTTCGCCCGATCAATCAATGTCATCTACGCGTTAactgtcttgactttgacttccacagtGACATCGGGTGGGACACCTCATTATCACCGCatcaatatttattaatttatgcaaaatgtaatatatttttattttaaatacttataatatttttaattatttatacattttaaaaataataaataataaatgtttcATGAagtaaataaatgtttaattttaattataaaaataataaaataaaataaataaatttagttaattttaatacttattttttacaaggaaaaggaaaaatcaaatGAGCACCTTTTTCTTTTCTAAATCATATAGTTTAGTCCGTCTTtcgtctttttctttttttttgttttttttttactagAAGAGGTCTAATCCCATTAACCCTCTTTAAAATGAAGTAGTTGTCCTTAGATAGACTTGGATATTATTAACTAACAATTATATAATAAATCTAGACAATTCTATATAGTATCTCGTAAAAAAATATGTAACTATAATATCAATTAGGTTAAGCATTTAGTTAAAACCAAACCGATCGAATCGAATAGATCGAAAATTGAATAAATCGATTTTTTTTTCAACCAACAGAATCGATCGAATTTTCTAAAAAATCGAACCGATAAAAGATcggttaatttgatttttgaccgaattaatcgaattaaccaaattttaaaattttatttgattttaattaaaaaaagaagagattttattttttttattatatttttaaataaaaataaattaataaatatttttattcggTTTAATCGGTTTAACCGAATTACAAAACTTAAAACCGAAACCGAACCGAATTCATCGAAAACCTaactgaatttaaaaaaaaaatgaaaaccgaattaaccgaaccgaattCCTAAATTCAGTCGGTTCGATTCGATTAATTCGATTTTATCGACTTTTTGCTCACCCCTAATATCAACGACATTTCTAGAATTgatcatataaatataaaaatagataAATATAAACGTATagctaggggtgtaatcgagccgaaccgagccaaactcttggatgtttgagtttggctcgtttataatcgagccgagctcgagctttatttaacgaatatattcatgactcacgagtttattcgagcttttatcgagcctaaacgaacttaataaatataaattataaatttaaatatttattaaaaattaaattatatattttaaaaaattataatattcttattaaaatttataattttattctaataaataaatttaatatatttgtctatttttcataagtaaagtataaaatctataaattcaatatcaaaactattattttttttatttaaaaatatgagCTTAATGAACATGTTCAAGAACTAACGAggtgaatattgtgaagcttgagcttgacttatttatcttaacgaggctcattaaacaagctcaaataaatttttattgaatCGAATTTCGAATAACTCATGAATGACTTATCTCATTTATACACCTACGTAGAGCTAAAAATATACAGCCGCTAACCCAAGGTAAAGCGCAAGGtcctttaaatttgatttaattccaAGTATTAATAGATTCCTTGTACCTGTCATTCATTTCACTATGGCTCGGAATTCCACAGTGTGAAATTTCCCTGTCAATTCCCAGCAGCATCCATTTCTTTCTCGCCATCGTATTTCTCGATCTAAAtaattgattgatttatttttttttctttaaaaatttggaTCTTCCAACAACCGAGAACAGGTCAAGATTCCATCCATCGCTCTCCTTCTCCTGCATAATTCCCCACGAATGGGCACTCGCAACGCGCTAATCTTCCCGCTTTATAAAACCTCCTCCTTCCGCTTGGATTCTCCGGCAACCACTCTCCTCGTCTGAAGAAGCCCTGCGGCGATGGCGAACGGCGGCGCTCTATTGGAGGAGCTGGCCCGGGCGCTGGACCTCGCGCAGCAACTAGAGGCCCATCTCTCGCGCGCCAGCTCGCCGCCGGAGTCCTACAGGTGCTCGACGGCGGCCGAGATCCTCTCCGCCATTCAAAAATCGATCTTGATGGCTCAATCGAGCGCCCCCGGGTCGCCGCCGTCTGACGGCGCCAGTCCCCTGAGCGAGAGCTCCGCCCCTGAGTTCCGGGACCAGGACCGCAAGGAGATGATGAAGAAAAGGTGCGAGCTTTGCTTTGCTTTCTTCCGACCGATCTGCGAATGCCGACGAACTGACCTTTGGATCTGATCTTCGCAGGAAGACGCTCCATAAGTGGACGACGCGAGTGAGGCTCAACCCCTCCGCCGCCGGAGGAGTCGAAGGCACGGTCGACGACGGCCATAGCTGGAGAAAGTACGGCCAGAAAGACATCCTCGGCTCCAAGCACCCAAGGTCAGCCATCGACTCCATCGCCGGGAGAAAACAGAGTGGTGTTCATCTCCTTCACCGTGATTGATCTCTCCTCCTCTTGCAGAGCCTACTACAGATGCACCTACCAGAACACGCAGGGTTGCCCGGCGGCGAAGCAGGTGCAGCGATCGGACGACGACCCGCTGCTGTTCGACGTCACTTACCTGGGCACGCACTCGTGCCGGCAAAAGCCACCGAAAGGATCAGCTCCGACGCTGGCGCACAAAGAGCCGAAGCAGAGCCCAAACCGGCTGCTGCTGAGCTTCCAATCGGAGATGAGAGTTAAAACCGAAGCCCTGGATTCCGAAGAAGATCCGGCGGCGATCTCCTCCTTAATTGGCGACTGGTCGCCAGACTTCCTGGAGTCGCCGTACCAGGTCCGTAGCCTCGACGCTTCGGACTCCGATCTGACGGACATCATCGGAAGATCGAATAGGGAGAGCGATTCGTCGTTCGTCGACATGGATTTCCTGCTCGACGAGCTGGAGCTGGAGCTGGACCTAGAGCAGAGCTTCCAGTTCGATGCCTCAGTCTTCTTCTCATGAACACAGAACAGTACGCTGTTCTCGAATCTCCGGCCAAAGATTTGCAGAATACTGTTGGATTCTTTGTGGAATCGATCTCTGTTAGGTCGCGATTACGATCGGCATGGAGGTTGAAAAATGAAGTCATGATCAACAAGACAGACGAATGTGGAAAAATCTGACGAAATCTTGAGGAAAAGGGGAATTCGTACAGAAGttattttttacaaatttaaaatttaagatattaGATAAATAATACGGGTTATAATGAGTGAATCTAAAATATGATATAGTAGTTAAAATTAAGTGATGTGGCAGTCAAAATTAAGATAGAGGAACAACCCACACTTCGTCCTCTTGGTCACCCAGCCTCAAAATTCTTGGGTCTTGCCTGCGTGACTCTTAAGCATGGCGTTCGGATAAGGTTGACTGAGTACACATCCGATCGAGTATAAGGACTCTAGGATTTTACTCTGAAACTAAAGAAATAATATGCTCGGCTAGTAAATAGTTGGTCGGGTTCAAAGGAGAACGTAAGGCTTCCTGTGTACGCCAGATCGGGCTAAAAAATACTTAGCCTCACAAATATTTTAATATACGGTCGGCTGAATAAGAGTTGATCGAACATAAGGCTCTCTATGTACGTCCGGTCAGactcaaagacacttagcctcacaaaAATCTTAATATATGATCGATTGGATAAGGGTCGGTCAAACATAAGACTCTCTGTGTGCACCTGGCCTGGCAAAGCCCGGTCGGgctcaaagacacttagcctcacaaagatcttaatatacgATCGGTCGGATAAGGGCCGGTCGAACAGAAGGCTCTATGTGTAGGCCCAGCCGGTCAAAAATCGAggggcttaaagacacttatccATAGGAAACTCTACATATATGATCGACCGGGTTTAAGTTACACAATGTTATATTATTCCTAAAATAAATAAAGATTCtaacatatataatttattatatggTTCCTTGAGTAGATTTTAACATACATTGAGCATCATACTAGTCTCTAAACAAATCTTTACAGTATTTAGCATACGACAGAGCAGATTGATATCAATACAGGTTAAAAGTGCTTCATTTCATACTGTTTACCATAAAAGCCCGGCCAAATGAAAGATCAACCCGAAATAGATTCAATGAAAGACATTCCAGTTAACCAACAGGCTTAaagaccgaccgagatatatttagCAGGTAAGCAGAAGACAACATTCTGACAGACTGTTAAGGTTGTTGGGGAATATTCCTTGGAGATTTCCTCACTAATTGATCCACTGTAACAGTATATCTCGACAACTTCATCAAAGGCCTAATACATAAGTGACAAAAGAGACACATTTGTGGATAGAGAAAAGATTCCTCGGACTATCATTACCGATCACCCAGACTGTACTCTttccatcacctaacaaactctgacacGAGGGGTCATCTCATGATCACAGAGGTCATGAGAGGTGGTATGTAAAGGGGGGTCCtttccgttggcaaggtacgcaattCGCATCATCTACACCTGGTATGTAAAGGGGGATCCCTTCCCTGGTCTTTGGTCACTAATGCTTTACCAGATCGTCTGACTATGTGTAGGATTGGAGGAAGGTTccattctaagttaaaaaaaagtcTTCTATCGGTCAATAAATCATACACGAGAGCCAGTGCACCATCTCTAGCCTTTAAACATGAACAAATTTGGCGTCGTTTGTAAAAATCTTCGCCTGAATATGAAGCTTCGAGATGGAAGAGGCGGGAAAACTCACAATTGTTGCTTTAAAGCCTAAAGAATTCAAGATGATTGTTGAGACTCGAGTGCAAAACCCAATGTAGCAATGACAAGTAGCTACCAGAGGTAAACTACCACTGCCAAATCCCACAGCATTAACAATAGCGCATCAGAGGGAAAGAGGAGTTCAAGTGGAAGGTCTTGTTCATTTTCTTCCTGCGCCTCTTTCACCAATCTAGCGCCTTGAGCACTCTTCCGCACATTGCCTGGGCAGTTAGGCCAAGGAGGAGTACTCCAAGAATCTTCTGGAGAAGCACCTGTCCTAAAAAGACGTAAAGGAAAAGTCGTAGCTAGTGATAGTTCTCCTGAGCGAATCACCACCTCGTTCTCCTAACGGGCATTGGATGTGTTGGTGCAAgttacaccagaatcaaacccgagttttgatgttgtcaaaggttcaagttaagtcttgttgtgatctaacaagttgactgagtgtgcaggatgtttactcaaccgggaaagacctagttggaagctaggcaggagaaatcttagcaaatcgtggaacctaggtgaaagtccaagttggtcgaggggaccggatgcttggcggtgtgatcgagaggtctggaggaaccgaagatcaaaggaaaagtcctggggagtcgATCAatgctgagtgaaaagtccaaactagatctggaggatctaagtttggcaggtcggttgaggtaaacaactggaggagcgacagtgaagtCGGAttcccaaagggaacaaccttcggtcgctgatctaactgatgaaaccgggaaggtttcaaaagttgagatcaagacagtcctactgtcGTGCATATTCCTGCTTTATATATTATTGCTCTaatatctgttttgcaggagattttttagctaatactgttttgcagatccgagctaatcggtcgaccgaatagtaggatcggtcgaccgaaccaaccaAAATCAGCACAGAATCAGGTCAGTTTAGAACTGAGTCCAAGTCATATCAAAGcccgattggtcgaccgaaccgtacgaaatcggtcgaccgaaccatagtgactcagcacaggacagatcatcagcatcgatcaacagcaaaggaaataagctgattggtcgaccgaacctggggatcggtcgaccgattcaaTCAGCATTTATTCAGCATTAAATGATGATCTCGGCAgaatcacgacgaacagggaaggagactgttcggtcgaccgaaaggcatgatcggtcgaccgaaccattaaagaccagtaaatgcaaaagatcgagtcaGCTTCGAAcatcagccaggaaggaagggagcgggttcggtcgaccgaaaagtaggattggtcgactgaacctccagtACATCTATAAAAGCAGGCTCGAAAACAGAGACGACAAGAAAATTTTCTGATCACCTTCAAGTCATCTCTTTgcgtacggattgtgctacaaGTCTTCGACTCTGCAAATCTACTCCGTCCgaaagtgccgaccgagcttcaacctatacataattgtcggtatattttatattgcacttaatttcaataagatagtaggattgttactatcttattctatttgtatttgtacgatctgcttctctccgggGATTTCAgagagaagagttatagtgatttgcccatcggtgctgtacggtcaaggaccacgggccttcgagtagaagtcgagataggctccgaacgaagtaaaagaatgtgtctctttgtttaatttccgttgcttaactttgatttttaatatacgaaaagaagagttttaaaaagtgatattcaccccctcctctctATCGCAACtactcgatctatcaattggtatcagagccggttatctctgaaatttcttaaccgattttcaaagcaattttttaaaaaacttttctcttttcttttaaaaacatttttttttaattttattctcaagcactactaatcccaagacgaaagtcttggaaatatttttctcttaattcttatcttgcaaggatgtcgaattcttatcaagaaggttacagcacCGTAAGGCCTCCACTGttcaaaggagaaaactttagttactggaaaaatagaatggagtgctacttgaagtccgacatcgaACTCTGGTTCACAATCCTAAAAGGTTACACTCTACCGACGAAAGACGGAACAAccctagaaccagaagaatggactcctcaaatgatcaagaaggctcaACTGAATTACAAGGCAATCAAAACCATTAagtgcgggctcacaatggaggagttgaaccgagtcggtccctacgacaacgccaaagaattgtgagactcactagtcaaactacacgaaggaaccaacgactcgaaggtaaacaaaagggatttacttttaaacaatttatttaatataaaaatgttccctggagagacggcctcgcaactacacgctcgtcTAAAGGACATACTCAACGACCTCCACCTAATCGGACACAACCTGAAAAACCGCGACACGATAATGTACGCTCTGAAcacctttccaaggaatgctttgtgggcatcgattgttgatgcatacaaagtttccaaagatctttcaattcttaagttagacgagttattttgtgaattagaattacacgaacagtctaacacaagccatgtcgagaaaggtgtagcgttatatgcaggttcaagcaaggaaacaaaataaaaaatgaaggTCGAGTTAGAAAGAGAACCAGACTCAGACTCAACGAACgaaaaagaactagtcaacatggtccgaaagTTGTTGACTAAGATgaagtttagaagaagcaccaagaagacccCCACcaaaccagatccaaaacaaatcagaagtgatctgctatggatgcaacaagaaggggcatttcaaaaataaatggccaaatcggaaagaagaaagacccaaatcaacaagacgaaagaaggctctccatgcaacatgggacgaaacttcttccgaTGAATCCGACacggagcaaacgaagcactTGAGCCATCTTGTATTTATGGCAGGAAACGAAGATTCCGGGCCCAAGTCTGACGAGGAGTACGAATCCAAGATCGACATCGAGTTCGACGAAAGCAACGGATcaaaagatccaaatatggtaacaatttattccgagtctaatttacttaaagtagttaaatgtttgtttaaaaaattatcgaaatctgaaaaataaaataacttgttacttaaggaaatagaccaccttaagcaacaagttaacttgagtgactcgactaaccgagttcaagccggaacttcaactcaagttgaaaaacttgaggaagaaaattccgatttgaaatgtcaagtcgagcgactcaagaaaacgttggaaaggttcgaaatgggatctaagtgtctaaatatggtacttgcatcgcaacgagccgtgtacaacaaatcaggactcgattacaaacccaaacaaacaaacaaatcatacttatccttaatcagtcaaaataaTGGAAGACAAGTCCaaacatgggttcaaacaaaatttttaatcaaacaaattgaaccaaatcta
This genomic stretch from Zingiber officinale cultivar Zhangliang chromosome 7A, Zo_v1.1, whole genome shotgun sequence harbors:
- the LOC122000263 gene encoding probable WRKY transcription factor 41; protein product: MANGGALLEELARALDLAQQLEAHLSRASSPPESYRCSTAAEILSAIQKSILMAQSSAPGSPPSDGASPLSESSAPEFRDQDRKEMMKKRKTLHKWTTRVRLNPSAAGGVEGTVDDGHSWRKYGQKDILGSKHPRAYYRCTYQNTQGCPAAKQVQRSDDDPLLFDVTYLGTHSCRQKPPKGSAPTLAHKEPKQSPNRLLLSFQSEMRVKTEALDSEEDPAAISSLIGDWSPDFLESPYQVRSLDASDSDLTDIIGRSNRESDSSFVDMDFLLDELELELDLEQSFQFDASVFFS